The nucleotide window ATAGGGACGTGCATAAACCAACGTCACCATGGTGGCCAAGGTTGCAAAACACTTGAGCCAGTTGCCCATGGAGTCACTGACCACCATGTTGCCAAAGCCGTAATTCGTGGCGCCACTGAGCGCATAGTTGGCTTCCAGCACGGCAACCACGGCCAAGGTCAGCAGCGTTACTCCGTAGGTCAGGCTGCGTTGGGGTGTCTTGACACCCAGGTCCATGAGGGCGATCACACACGCCATCACCATCAAAATGATTTCGGGGTAAACCGTGATCCAACTGATTTTGTCAATCATCTTTCGTCTCTCAATTCAGTTTGATCAGTGCAACTTGGAAATGGCAACATGCTTGAGCAGTTGGGCCACGGAAGCATCCATGACATCGGTGAATGGCTTGGGATGGATACCCATGTACAGCACCGCAATGGCCAGCAGCGCCAGCATGAGGAACTCGCGGGCGTTAATGTCGATCAGTGCCTTGACATCGTCATTGGCCACCGGGCCAAGGTAGACCCGCTTGAACATCCACAGGGTGTAGGCGGCGCCAAAGATCAGTGCACTGGCTGCTGCAAAGCCAATCCAGAAGTTGAACTTGATCGCACCCAGAATCACCATCCACTCACCGACAAAACCGGCGGTACCTGGCAGGCCGCAATTGGCCATGGCAAAGAACAGTGCAAACGCAGCGAACTTGGGCATGGTGTTGACAACGCCGCCGTAGCTGGCGATTTCACGTGAGTGCACGCGGTCATACAACACGCCGATGGACAGGAACATGGCACCCGACACAAAACCGTGGGCAATCATCTGCACCAGACCACCGGACACGCCCAGGTCGTTGAAGATGAAGAAACCCAGTGTGACGAAGCCCATGTGGGCCACCGACGAATAGGCCACCAGTTTTTTCATGTCCTGCTGAACCATGGCCACCAGACCCACATACACCACGGCTACCAGCGACAACGCAATCATCAGCCAGGCCCATTCGTGGGCGGCGTCCGGGGCGATGGGCATGGAGAAACGCAGGAAACCATAGGCACCGAGCTTCAGCATGATCGCGGCCAGCACGGCAGAGCCACCGGTAGGCGCTTCCACGTGCACGTCGGGCAACCAGGTGTGGACCGGCCACATCGGCACCTTGACGGCAAAAGCTGCAAAGAAGGCAAAGAACAGCAGCGTTTGCGCCGTGCCATCCAATGGTAGGGCATGCCACACCGACAGGTCAAAACTGCCACCCGATTTGGAGTACAGGTAAATCAGCGCCACCAGCATCAGCAGGGAGCCGAGCAAGGTGTAGAGGAAGAATTTGAACGCCGCGTAAATCTTGTTCGGCCCACCCCAGATACCAATGATCAGGTACATGGGAATCAGCGTGGCTTCAAAGAACACGTAGAACAGCAGACCGTCCAACGCAGAAAACACGCCAATCATCAGACCGCTCAGAATGAGGAAGGCCCCCATGTACTGGTTGACACGGGTGGTGATGGACTCCCAGCTGGCGATCACCACCACAACGGTGATGAAAGCCGTGAGCAGCACGAACCAGAAGGAAATGCCGTCCAGCCCCAGGTGGTAGTTCACATTGAAGCGTTCAATCCACGGTGCCTTTTCGACAAACTGCATTGCGGCAGAGGCCGTATCAAACTGGCCATACAAAGGCAAGGTCACCAGGAAACTGACCAAGGCGCCCACCAGGGCAATCCAGCGCACGGCCTTGGCCTGCTCATCACGCCCCAAGGCCAACAGTACCAAACCGAACGCAATAGGCGTCCAGATCGCAAGGCTCAACAATCCCATATTCTTTTTCTCCTACTTGAGCCAGACAAAGTACGTCATGAGCACAAAAATGCCCAGAATCATGGCCAGCGCATAGTGGTAGAGGTAACCCGTCTGCAACTTGCGCGCGCCACTGGAAATCCAGCCCACCAGCTTCCAGGATCCATTCACCAGCGTGCCGTCAATCAGGGCCTGATCCCCGCCCTTCCACAAACCCGTGCCCAGTGCACGCGCACCACGGGCCAAGATGTTTTCATTGATCCAGTCCAGGTAGTACTTGTTCTCCAGCAAGGTGAAGATGGGCATGAAGGTGCGTTTGATCGCAGCTGGTACGGCCGGGTTAACCATGTACATGTAGTAGGAGGTCGCCACACCCGCAATGGCCAGCCACAGCGGCAAGGTGGTCAGCGAATGCAGGGCCATTTGCAGCGGACCGTGGAAAGCCTGTTTGAGCTCTTCCATAGCAGCATGTTTTTCAAGGTTAATAAAAATCGCGTCCTTGAAGAAATCACCGTAGAGCATGGCATCAATCGTCAGGTAACCAATCACCACCGAAGGAATCGCCAGCAGTACGAGCGGCACAGTCACGACCCACGGAGATTCGTGCGGTACGTGGTGGTCATCATGGTGATGGTGCGGATCGGGCTCTTCCGATTCGTCATGGTGCGCGCCATGGTGGGCATCGGGATTCTGGTCAAACCGCTCTTTTCCATGGAACACCAGGAAGTACATGCGGAAGGAATAGAAGGCCGTGACAAACACGCCAGCCAGCACTGCGAAGTTGGCGAAGCCGGCACCCCACAGGTGGGACTCGTGCACCGCTTCGATGATGCTGTCCTTGGAGTAGAAGCCTGCGAACAATGGTGTACCAATCAGCGCGAGTGAACCCAGCAAGGAGGTGATCCAGGTGATGGGCATGTACTTGCGCAGGCCACCCATCCAGCGGATGTCCTGATTGTGGTGCACACCCATGATGACCGAACCCGCAGCCAGGAACAGCAAGGCCTTGAAGAAGGCATGGGTCATCAGGTGGAACACAGCGACTGAGTAGGCCGAAGCACCCAACGCCACCGTCATGTAACCTAACTGCGATAACGTGGAGTACGCCACCACACGTTTGATGTCGTTCTGGATGATGCCCAGGAAACCCATGAACAAAGCCGTGATGGAACCGATCACCATGATGAAGCTCAAGGCCGTATCGCTCAGTTCAAAGAGCGGCGACATACGTGCCACCATGAAAATACCGGCCGTCACCATGGTCGCTGCGTGGATCAACGCAGAGATGGGTGTCGGGCCTTCCATGGAGTCTGGCAGCCAGACATGCAATGGGAACTGGGCCGACTTGCCCATGGCACCAATAAACAGGCAGATGCAGATCACGGTGACCAGCATCCAGTCAGTTCCCGGGAAGCTGAGCTTTGCCAATTCGTCCGCCTTGGCAAAGGCTTCGGTGTAGTTCAGCGTACCAGCGAAGGCGACGATCAGGCCAATGCCCAGGATGAAGCCGAAGTCACCCACGCGGTTGACCAGAAAAGCCTTCATGTTGGCAAAGATGGCCGTCGGTTTGTTGTACCAGAAGCCGATCAGCAGGTAGGACACCAGCCCCACTGCTTCCCAACCGAAAAACAGCTGCAGCATGTTGTTGCTCATGACCAGCATCAACATGGAGAAGGTGAACAGGGAGATATAGGCGAAGAAGCGGTTGTAGCCCTCGTCTTCTTCCATGTAGCCAATGGTGTACAGGTGCACCATGAGCGATACAAAGGTCACCACACACATCATCATGGCGGTGAGCCCATCGACCAGGAAGCCGACTTCCATCTTGAGTCCACCCACCACCATCCAGGTGTAGATCGTCTCGTTGAAACGTGCGCCGTCCATAGCCACGGACTTGAGTGTCATGGCCGAAATAATGAACGCCACCAGCACGCCAAGAATAGTGACCGAATGGGAGAGGCGGCGGCCGATGACATTGCCACCGAATTTCGTGCCCAGCACACCCGCCAG belongs to Rhodoferax saidenbachensis and includes:
- a CDS encoding NADH-quinone oxidoreductase subunit M, with amino-acid sequence MGLLSLAIWTPIAFGLVLLALGRDEQAKAVRWIALVGALVSFLVTLPLYGQFDTASAAMQFVEKAPWIERFNVNYHLGLDGISFWFVLLTAFITVVVVIASWESITTRVNQYMGAFLILSGLMIGVFSALDGLLFYVFFEATLIPMYLIIGIWGGPNKIYAAFKFFLYTLLGSLLMLVALIYLYSKSGGSFDLSVWHALPLDGTAQTLLFFAFFAAFAVKVPMWPVHTWLPDVHVEAPTGGSAVLAAIMLKLGAYGFLRFSMPIAPDAAHEWAWLMIALSLVAVVYVGLVAMVQQDMKKLVAYSSVAHMGFVTLGFFIFNDLGVSGGLVQMIAHGFVSGAMFLSIGVLYDRVHSREIASYGGVVNTMPKFAAFALFFAMANCGLPGTAGFVGEWMVILGAIKFNFWIGFAAASALIFGAAYTLWMFKRVYLGPVANDDVKALIDINAREFLMLALLAIAVLYMGIHPKPFTDVMDASVAQLLKHVAISKLH
- the nuoL gene encoding NADH-quinone oxidoreductase subunit L, which gives rise to MSSTLSASTLLAVPLAPLVGAVLAGVLGTKFGGNVIGRRLSHSVTILGVLVAFIISAMTLKSVAMDGARFNETIYTWMVVGGLKMEVGFLVDGLTAMMMCVVTFVSLMVHLYTIGYMEEDEGYNRFFAYISLFTFSMLMLVMSNNMLQLFFGWEAVGLVSYLLIGFWYNKPTAIFANMKAFLVNRVGDFGFILGIGLIVAFAGTLNYTEAFAKADELAKLSFPGTDWMLVTVICICLFIGAMGKSAQFPLHVWLPDSMEGPTPISALIHAATMVTAGIFMVARMSPLFELSDTALSFIMVIGSITALFMGFLGIIQNDIKRVVAYSTLSQLGYMTVALGASAYSVAVFHLMTHAFFKALLFLAAGSVIMGVHHNQDIRWMGGLRKYMPITWITSLLGSLALIGTPLFAGFYSKDSIIEAVHESHLWGAGFANFAVLAGVFVTAFYSFRMYFLVFHGKERFDQNPDAHHGAHHDESEEPDPHHHHDDHHVPHESPWVVTVPLVLLAIPSVVIGYLTIDAMLYGDFFKDAIFINLEKHAAMEELKQAFHGPLQMALHSLTTLPLWLAIAGVATSYYMYMVNPAVPAAIKRTFMPIFTLLENKYYLDWINENILARGARALGTGLWKGGDQALIDGTLVNGSWKLVGWISSGARKLQTGYLYHYALAMILGIFVLMTYFVWLK